The Leucobacter rhizosphaerae genome includes a region encoding these proteins:
- a CDS encoding amino acid permease, which translates to MSTTETTAPHGEMQRGLKNRHLQLIAIGGAIGTGLFLGSGKLISVSGPSIIFVYMVIGFFVFFIMRALGELLLSNLHYKTFGDIAKDMLGPWAGFFVSWNYWFSWVIACVADIVAITAYVQWFNPAIPSWLPALITAVVLTVLNLQPVKIFGETEFWFAIIKIVAILGLIAVGLILIVTRFQSPDGDVASIANLWEHGGMFPMGASGFVLGFQMGIFSFIGVELVGTAAAETENPRKTLPKAINSIVIRILIFYVGALVVIMSVTPWQKIAPDQSPFVSTLAVAGFGLAAFAIQLVVLTSAASSANSGLYSGTRMLFGLSKDGHAPRAFAWTNNRGVPSKAVFFTCVFLFSAIPLLFAGDGVIAAFTFVSSMCATLILFTWGSIVVSYIVYRRRHPERHAASQFKMPLATIAPWLVLGFFVFIAGTLLYGDDTRAPFLAAPVWFLILTALWQLRKRRLLRDGRPLTAAVPTIPHPLDED; encoded by the coding sequence ATGTCCACCACCGAGACCACCGCGCCGCACGGCGAGATGCAGCGCGGTCTCAAGAACCGGCATCTGCAGCTGATCGCCATCGGGGGTGCGATCGGCACCGGGTTGTTTCTCGGCTCCGGCAAACTCATCAGCGTCTCCGGCCCGTCGATCATCTTCGTCTACATGGTGATCGGATTCTTCGTCTTCTTCATCATGCGCGCGCTCGGTGAGCTGCTGCTCTCGAACCTGCACTACAAGACCTTCGGCGACATCGCGAAGGACATGCTCGGCCCGTGGGCCGGCTTCTTCGTGTCCTGGAACTACTGGTTCTCGTGGGTCATCGCCTGCGTCGCCGACATCGTGGCCATCACGGCGTACGTGCAGTGGTTCAACCCGGCGATCCCGAGCTGGCTGCCCGCCCTCATCACCGCGGTCGTGCTGACCGTGCTGAACCTGCAGCCGGTCAAGATCTTCGGGGAGACCGAATTCTGGTTCGCGATCATCAAGATCGTCGCGATCCTCGGGCTCATCGCGGTCGGCCTGATCCTCATCGTGACGCGATTCCAGAGCCCGGACGGCGACGTGGCCTCGATCGCGAACCTCTGGGAGCACGGCGGCATGTTCCCGATGGGGGCGAGCGGGTTCGTACTCGGCTTCCAGATGGGCATCTTCTCCTTCATCGGCGTCGAGCTCGTCGGCACCGCGGCCGCCGAGACCGAGAACCCGCGGAAGACGCTCCCGAAGGCGATCAACTCGATCGTCATCCGCATCCTCATCTTCTACGTGGGTGCCCTCGTGGTCATCATGAGCGTCACCCCGTGGCAGAAGATCGCACCGGATCAGAGCCCCTTCGTCTCCACCCTCGCGGTCGCGGGCTTCGGACTCGCGGCGTTCGCGATCCAGCTCGTGGTGCTCACCTCCGCCGCGTCGAGCGCGAACTCCGGCCTGTACTCGGGCACGCGCATGCTCTTCGGGCTGTCGAAGGACGGCCACGCGCCGCGTGCGTTCGCGTGGACGAACAACCGGGGCGTGCCGAGCAAGGCCGTGTTCTTCACTTGCGTGTTCCTGTTCTCCGCGATCCCGCTGCTCTTCGCGGGCGACGGGGTGATCGCGGCGTTCACCTTCGTGTCGTCGATGTGCGCCACGCTCATCCTCTTCACCTGGGGGTCGATCGTCGTGAGCTACATCGTCTACCGCCGACGCCACCCGGAGCGCCACGCGGCCTCGCAGTTCAAGATGCCGCTCGCGACCATCGCCCCGTGGCTCGTGCTCGGATTCTTCGTGTTCATCGCCGGCACGCTGCTCTACGGCGACGACACCCGCGCCCCGTTCCTCGCGGCTCCCGTCTGGTTCCTGATCCTGACCGCACTGTGGCAGCTGCGGAAGCGCCGGCTGCTCCGCGACGGACGCCCGCTGACCGCGGCGGTGCCGACGATCCCGCACCCGCTCGACGAGGACTGA
- a CDS encoding aminotransferase class I/II-fold pyridoxal phosphate-dependent enzyme — MPVPHTPVDPAQLEAPYADALRSLSTHDWQRIHVPAHQAHAENAPGVASLVGADALRMDFPMLFSGVDQQTWRLVTPGRVTPIMRAQQLAADAWGASRTWFLTNGASGGNHIATTVARGLGAELVVQRSVHSSVIDGITHVGITPHFVTGAVDTGLGSAHGVTAAQIEAALTEHPASAAVYIVTPSYFGAVADVAAIADVAHRHGVPLIVDEAWGSHFGMHPALPTNAARLGADLVVSSTHKAAGSLTQSAMLHLGHGPFAEDLESLVDRVMRSYQSTSSSSLLLASLDEARRHLATRPDAIERALASAEDVRARVRGDRRFRDATPDILASPDAIANDPFKIAIDTRGAGITGSDAHYELLRDHRIYCELSTPSALLLLVGATSPLDVDRFWNALQALPEAEIEPERPIALPGNCKRAMGLGEAFFSGVETVSATEAVGRVSADSLAAYPPGVPNVLPGEILNAEVVSFLRATAAAPSGYVRGASDPALDTFRVVA, encoded by the coding sequence ATGCCTGTGCCCCACACCCCCGTCGACCCCGCGCAGCTCGAGGCCCCGTACGCCGATGCACTCAGGTCGCTCTCGACCCACGACTGGCAGCGGATCCATGTGCCCGCCCACCAGGCGCACGCGGAGAACGCGCCCGGCGTCGCGAGCCTCGTGGGCGCCGACGCCCTGCGGATGGACTTCCCGATGCTCTTCAGCGGCGTGGACCAGCAAACCTGGCGGCTCGTGACACCCGGCCGAGTCACCCCGATCATGCGCGCCCAGCAGCTCGCCGCGGACGCGTGGGGCGCGAGCCGCACCTGGTTCCTCACGAACGGCGCATCCGGCGGCAACCACATCGCCACGACGGTCGCGCGCGGCCTCGGCGCCGAGCTCGTTGTGCAGCGCAGCGTGCACTCGAGTGTGATCGACGGCATCACCCACGTCGGGATCACACCGCACTTCGTCACCGGCGCCGTGGACACTGGGCTCGGATCCGCGCACGGGGTCACGGCCGCCCAGATCGAGGCGGCGCTCACCGAGCACCCCGCCAGCGCCGCCGTGTACATCGTCACGCCGAGCTACTTCGGCGCGGTCGCCGACGTCGCCGCGATCGCGGACGTCGCGCATCGCCACGGGGTGCCGCTCATCGTCGACGAGGCCTGGGGATCCCACTTCGGCATGCACCCGGCGCTGCCGACGAACGCCGCCCGGCTCGGCGCCGACCTCGTCGTCTCCAGCACGCACAAGGCTGCGGGATCCCTCACGCAGTCGGCGATGCTCCACCTCGGCCACGGCCCGTTCGCCGAGGATCTCGAGTCCCTCGTCGACCGGGTCATGCGCTCGTACCAGTCGACGAGCAGCAGCTCGCTCCTCCTCGCCTCGCTCGACGAGGCGCGGCGCCACCTCGCCACTCGACCCGACGCGATCGAGCGCGCGCTCGCCTCCGCCGAGGACGTCCGCGCCCGGGTGCGCGGCGATCGCCGATTCCGCGACGCGACGCCCGATATCCTGGCGAGTCCCGACGCCATCGCCAACGACCCCTTCAAAATCGCCATCGACACCCGCGGAGCCGGGATCACGGGCAGCGACGCCCACTACGAGCTGCTGCGCGACCACCGGATCTACTGCGAGCTCTCGACGCCGTCGGCCCTGCTGCTGCTCGTCGGCGCGACGTCGCCGCTCGATGTCGACCGGTTCTGGAACGCGCTCCAGGCGCTTCCGGAGGCCGAGATCGAGCCGGAGCGGCCCATCGCGCTCCCCGGCAACTGCAAGCGCGCCATGGGGCTCGGCGAGGCGTTCTTCAGCGGCGTCGAGACCGTCTCCGCCACGGAGGCCGTCGGCCGGGTCTCGGCCGACTCGCTCGCCGCGTACCCGCCGGGTGTGCCGAACGTGCTGCCGGGTGAGATCCTGAATGCCGAGGTCGTCTCCTTCCTGCGCGCCACCGCCGCAGCCCCGTCCGGGTACGTCCGAGGCGCGAGCGATCCCGCACTCGACACCTTCCGCGTCGTCGCCTGA
- a CDS encoding LysR family transcriptional regulator has product MMTLQQFRVLLAVRETGSLTRAADALHYGVPTVTHHLRGLEAHLRVRLVEPSRSGTRLTPLGESFADEIAPVLTRIARAEQAVADQRDAGVVTLRVGTFASIGSRLLPAAIAQLQQRTSVRVEVIEAEPTDVVRMIRSGEVHAGLIYDVSEEPVFVAPDLALETLIAEPYRVMVSRDSPWAAQETVDFAALSDVAWVCSRSDGEASDRVLRRVCHSLGYSVRELMRTDDLYMIHGLVAEGLGCALSTAAAVDTDYDVVLRPAVQDLGERHVSFATRKGTVPPAAAWLGEILRGIVAERGLARG; this is encoded by the coding sequence ATGATGACCCTGCAGCAGTTCCGCGTGCTGCTCGCCGTGCGGGAGACCGGCAGCCTGACCCGTGCCGCGGACGCGCTCCACTACGGGGTGCCCACGGTGACGCACCACCTGCGCGGACTCGAAGCGCACCTGCGGGTTCGGCTCGTCGAGCCGAGTCGGAGCGGCACCCGGCTGACGCCGCTCGGGGAATCATTCGCCGATGAGATCGCACCCGTGCTGACCCGCATCGCGCGGGCCGAGCAGGCGGTCGCCGATCAGCGCGATGCCGGGGTGGTGACGCTCAGAGTCGGGACGTTCGCGTCGATCGGATCACGGCTCCTCCCCGCGGCGATCGCGCAGCTCCAGCAGCGCACCTCGGTGCGGGTCGAGGTGATCGAAGCGGAACCGACGGACGTGGTCCGCATGATCCGGAGCGGAGAGGTGCACGCGGGGCTCATCTACGACGTGTCCGAGGAACCCGTCTTCGTCGCGCCGGATCTCGCGCTCGAGACGCTCATCGCGGAACCGTACCGGGTGATGGTGTCGCGGGACAGCCCGTGGGCCGCCCAGGAGACGGTCGACTTCGCGGCGCTCTCGGATGTGGCCTGGGTCTGCAGCCGCAGCGACGGCGAGGCCTCCGACCGGGTGCTGCGGCGGGTCTGCCACAGCCTCGGGTACTCCGTTCGGGAGCTCATGCGGACCGACGACCTCTACATGATCCACGGCCTCGTGGCGGAGGGGCTCGGATGCGCGCTGAGCACCGCCGCGGCGGTCGACACCGACTACGACGTGGTGCTGCGCCCGGCGGTGCAGGACCTGGGAGAGCGGCACGTCTCGTTCGCGACCCGCAAGGGCACGGTCCCGCCCGCGGCGGCGTGGCTCGGCGAGATCCTGCGCGGCATCGTCGCGGAGCGCGGCCTGGCGCGGGGCTGA
- a CDS encoding TetR/AcrR family transcriptional regulator: protein MAEDTKDRILQACARTIARAGLHRFRMQDVAREAGVSIGLLSYHFGDREGLLQAALDHVNASTAARADLAAQPGSEDQSTTAAERLSLLLCSEFGDETGIREGSIAWNELRAVAVFEPPSAAALARSTADWQASVHSLIAEADPTLGAQRATHLALILTSLVEGLSGRWLTGQLTAADAQAAVRDALVGLGIAAPHRPGTRTSGR from the coding sequence GTGGCGGAGGACACGAAGGACCGGATCCTGCAGGCGTGCGCACGCACCATTGCGCGCGCGGGCCTGCATCGGTTCCGTATGCAGGACGTCGCGCGCGAAGCAGGCGTCTCCATCGGGCTGCTCTCCTACCATTTCGGCGATCGGGAGGGCCTCCTCCAGGCGGCCCTCGACCACGTGAACGCCAGCACCGCCGCACGCGCCGACCTGGCCGCCCAGCCGGGCTCGGAAGATCAATCGACGACGGCCGCCGAGCGTCTGAGCCTGCTGCTGTGCTCAGAGTTCGGCGACGAGACCGGGATCCGCGAGGGCTCGATCGCCTGGAACGAGCTGCGCGCGGTCGCCGTGTTCGAGCCCCCGAGCGCCGCGGCGCTCGCGCGGTCGACGGCGGATTGGCAGGCCTCGGTGCACAGCCTCATCGCGGAGGCGGATCCGACCCTCGGCGCGCAACGGGCCACGCACCTCGCGCTGATTCTGACCTCGCTGGTCGAGGGGCTCTCCGGCCGCTGGCTGACCGGCCAGCTCACGGCCGCCGACGCGCAGGCCGCAGTCCGGGACGCCCTGGTCGGGCTCGGGATCGCCGCGCCGCACCGGCCCGGAACCCGCACGTCGGGTCGCTGA
- a CDS encoding amidase — translation MVDRAAEFELIETSIDAVLDAFRRGEITSTWLTERYLARIAAYDVGEQGLHAVPVPNPEALAQAAESDRRWRDGTARPLEGVPFTVKDSYMVAGLTVASGSPAFQHLIAQWDAFSVAMLREAGAVLIGKTNMPPMADGGMQRGVYGRAESPYNRDFLAAAYASGSSNGSGVSTAANLAVFGMGEETVSSGRSPASNNGLCAYTPSWGILSIRGNWPLFPARDVVVPHTRSMPDMLRLLDVLVQDDPITRGDFWRNQQVVALPAPSAHRPASYLDIRDPEALRGKRFAVPAMYLGQEPNFPIDVRPSVLEQFALATERLEALGAEVVVTDFPLIERYEGTRPGQENVGALGVLPEGWMDTEFTHFLGFGWDDFLRANGDPAIPNLGVVDPDQIFPQPPGALPDRYEEIDDYENRYRATVAAAQAGISDPRERADFADGLRALVRLREELFEAWLAEQGFDAVVFPANADVGAANADVDLAAADRAWANGVFFSNGNYALRHLGIPTVTVSMGLMSDIGMPIGLTFAGAAYSDPALLAFADAFERGGSGTLRVPSASTPALPEDRPAA, via the coding sequence ATGGTGGATCGCGCGGCGGAGTTCGAACTGATCGAGACGAGCATCGATGCGGTGCTCGACGCGTTCCGGCGCGGTGAGATCACGAGCACCTGGCTCACCGAGCGCTATCTCGCGCGCATCGCCGCCTACGATGTCGGCGAGCAGGGGCTGCACGCGGTGCCCGTGCCGAACCCGGAGGCGCTCGCCCAGGCCGCCGAGTCGGACCGTCGCTGGCGCGACGGCACCGCGCGGCCGCTCGAGGGTGTGCCGTTCACGGTGAAGGACTCGTACATGGTCGCGGGGCTCACGGTCGCCTCAGGCTCTCCGGCGTTCCAGCACCTGATCGCGCAGTGGGACGCGTTCTCGGTCGCGATGCTCCGCGAGGCGGGGGCGGTGCTGATCGGCAAGACGAACATGCCCCCGATGGCCGACGGCGGCATGCAGCGCGGCGTCTACGGCCGCGCCGAGAGCCCGTATAACCGAGACTTCCTCGCCGCCGCCTACGCCTCCGGGTCCTCGAACGGCTCCGGTGTCTCCACCGCGGCGAACCTCGCGGTCTTCGGGATGGGGGAGGAGACGGTGTCCTCGGGCCGTAGCCCCGCCTCGAACAACGGCCTCTGCGCGTACACGCCGAGCTGGGGCATCCTCAGCATCCGCGGCAACTGGCCGCTGTTCCCGGCACGGGACGTCGTCGTGCCGCACACCCGCTCGATGCCCGACATGCTGCGGCTCCTCGACGTGCTCGTGCAGGACGATCCCATCACTCGGGGCGACTTCTGGCGCAACCAGCAGGTCGTCGCGCTCCCGGCGCCGAGCGCGCACCGGCCCGCGTCGTACCTCGACATCCGGGACCCCGAAGCGCTCCGCGGTAAGCGGTTCGCCGTGCCGGCGATGTACCTCGGCCAGGAACCGAACTTCCCGATCGACGTCCGCCCCTCGGTGCTGGAGCAGTTCGCGCTCGCGACCGAGCGACTCGAGGCGCTGGGCGCCGAGGTCGTCGTCACCGACTTCCCGCTGATCGAGCGCTACGAGGGCACTCGCCCGGGCCAGGAGAACGTGGGCGCGCTGGGTGTGCTGCCCGAAGGTTGGATGGACACCGAGTTCACGCACTTCCTCGGGTTCGGCTGGGACGACTTCCTCCGCGCGAACGGCGACCCCGCGATCCCGAATCTCGGCGTGGTCGACCCCGATCAGATCTTCCCGCAGCCGCCCGGTGCGCTGCCCGACCGCTACGAGGAGATCGACGACTACGAGAATCGCTACCGCGCGACGGTGGCGGCGGCGCAGGCCGGGATCTCGGACCCGCGGGAGCGCGCGGACTTCGCCGACGGACTGCGCGCCCTGGTGCGGCTTCGTGAGGAGCTCTTCGAAGCCTGGCTGGCGGAGCAGGGCTTCGACGCGGTGGTGTTCCCGGCGAACGCCGACGTCGGGGCCGCGAATGCCGACGTCGACCTCGCAGCCGCGGATCGCGCCTGGGCGAACGGCGTCTTCTTCTCGAACGGCAACTACGCGCTCCGCCACCTCGGGATCCCGACCGTGACGGTGTCCATGGGGCTGATGTCGGACATCGGCATGCCGATCGGGCTGACGTTCGCCGGCGCGGCCTACAGCGATCCCGCGCTGCTCGCGTTCGCGGACGCGTTCGAGCGCGGCGGCTCGGGCACGCTGCGGGTGCCGTCGGCATCCACACCCGCGCTGCCGGAGGATCGCCCCGCGGCGTAG
- a CDS encoding MarR family winged helix-turn-helix transcriptional regulator — translation MKHEDEVDRIIADWSNARPDLDLAPLAVFSRLSRIGKHLDRARAHAFERSGLSSWEFDVLAVLRRSGAPYRQSPKTLVQQTMVSSGTMTNRIDRMAERELVRRLTDPNDGRGVLVEMTPLGQTLVDAAMTRLSDAEERLLGGLPRSERDRLAALLRRLAISVDRFEQPITEPIILPDLS, via the coding sequence ATGAAGCACGAGGACGAGGTCGACCGGATCATCGCGGACTGGAGCAACGCCCGCCCGGATCTCGACCTCGCTCCGCTCGCGGTGTTCTCGCGCCTCTCCCGGATCGGCAAGCACCTGGATCGCGCCCGCGCCCACGCCTTCGAGCGATCGGGCCTCAGCTCGTGGGAGTTCGACGTGCTCGCCGTGCTGCGTCGCAGCGGCGCCCCGTACCGGCAGAGTCCGAAGACGCTCGTGCAGCAGACCATGGTCTCGAGCGGCACGATGACGAACCGGATCGACCGCATGGCCGAGCGCGAACTCGTGCGGCGCCTGACGGACCCGAACGACGGTCGCGGGGTGCTCGTCGAGATGACCCCGCTCGGTCAGACGCTCGTCGACGCCGCCATGACCCGGCTGAGCGACGCCGAGGAGCGCCTCCTCGGCGGCTTGCCCCGATCCGAGCGGGATCGCCTCGCGGCACTGCTGCGTCGACTCGCCATCAGCGTCGACCGCTTCGAGCAGCCGATCACCGAGCCGATCATCCTGCCCGACCTGAGCTGA
- the glmU gene encoding bifunctional UDP-N-acetylglucosamine diphosphorylase/glucosamine-1-phosphate N-acetyltransferase GlmU: protein MTERSLAVVILAAGQGTRMKSSLPKVLHRIGGRSLIAHVLDTAAGVSPQQVIAVVRHERERVSEAIIDHAPDTIIVGQDEVPGTGRAVEQAVAALPGDFDGTVVVLSGDVPLIDAVTIERLVRGHLEGGRAMTMLSAIFDNPTGLGRILRDPDGAVTGIVEEKDATDAQRRITEINGGIYVFARRAIEQALSEIDTNNAQGEKYLTDAAARILAGGGAVEAVATNDPWLIAGVNDRVQLAEAGRELNARIVRDHQRAGVTIQDPATTWIDADVSIEPDVEILPGTTLHGATSIATGAIIGPDTTLVDCEVGERVRVRRSEATLAVFGAGAEIGPFTYIRPGTELGDGGKLGAFVETKNTKIGDGSKVPHLSYVGDTVIGTGSNIGAGTIVANYDGVEKHQTVIGDGVRVGSKNVLIAPVTIEDGTYTAAGTVVRKNVPAGSLSMSVAPQRNIEGWVAANRPGTPTAAAAERAQNTTNTANDGENG from the coding sequence ATGACAGAACGTTCACTCGCGGTCGTCATCCTCGCGGCGGGCCAAGGCACCCGCATGAAGTCGTCGCTGCCGAAGGTGCTGCACCGGATCGGCGGCAGGTCCCTGATCGCCCACGTGCTCGACACCGCGGCGGGGGTGTCGCCGCAACAGGTGATTGCCGTGGTGCGTCACGAGCGCGAGCGCGTCTCTGAAGCGATCATCGATCACGCCCCCGACACGATCATCGTCGGGCAGGACGAGGTGCCCGGCACCGGCCGCGCGGTCGAGCAGGCGGTCGCAGCGCTGCCCGGTGACTTCGACGGCACGGTCGTCGTGCTGTCCGGCGATGTGCCGCTGATCGACGCCGTCACGATCGAACGCCTCGTGCGCGGGCATCTCGAGGGCGGTCGCGCCATGACGATGCTGTCGGCGATCTTCGACAACCCGACGGGTCTCGGCCGCATCCTGCGCGATCCCGACGGCGCCGTCACCGGCATCGTCGAGGAGAAGGACGCCACCGACGCGCAGCGCCGGATCACCGAGATCAACGGCGGCATCTACGTCTTCGCACGCCGCGCCATCGAGCAGGCGCTCTCCGAGATCGACACCAACAATGCGCAGGGTGAGAAGTACCTCACGGACGCGGCCGCGCGGATCCTCGCGGGCGGCGGCGCCGTCGAGGCCGTGGCGACGAATGATCCGTGGCTCATCGCGGGGGTCAATGATCGCGTGCAGCTCGCCGAGGCGGGTCGTGAGCTGAACGCGCGTATCGTCCGCGACCACCAGCGCGCGGGGGTGACGATCCAGGATCCCGCAACCACCTGGATCGATGCGGACGTCTCCATCGAACCCGACGTGGAGATCCTGCCCGGCACCACTCTGCACGGCGCGACGTCGATCGCCACCGGCGCGATCATCGGCCCCGACACCACCCTCGTCGACTGCGAAGTGGGGGAGCGCGTGCGCGTGCGCCGGAGCGAGGCGACGCTCGCCGTGTTCGGCGCGGGCGCGGAGATCGGGCCGTTCACGTACATCCGTCCCGGCACCGAACTCGGCGACGGCGGCAAGCTCGGCGCCTTCGTCGAGACGAAGAACACGAAGATCGGCGACGGCAGCAAGGTGCCCCACCTCAGCTACGTGGGCGACACCGTGATCGGCACGGGCTCGAACATCGGCGCCGGCACGATCGTCGCGAACTACGACGGCGTCGAGAAGCACCAGACCGTCATCGGCGACGGGGTGCGGGTCGGATCGAAGAATGTGCTCATCGCTCCGGTTACCATTGAAGACGGCACGTACACCGCGGCGGGAACCGTGGTGCGCAAGAACGTGCCGGCAGGGTCGCTGTCGATGAGCGTTGCACCGCAGCGGAACATCGAGGGGTGGGTCGCGGCGAACCGGCCGGGAACCCCCACGGCGGCCGCGGCGGAACGGGCACAGAACACCACGAACACGGCGAACGACGGCGAGAACGGCTGA
- a CDS encoding ribose-phosphate diphosphokinase → MSNIEMAGQKKLVLITGRAYPELAEQVAAELGAELVPTDSRTFANGELYARFDESVRGSDAFVIQSHTNPINEWLMEQLIMVDALKRASAKRITVVAPFYPYSRQDKKGRGREPISARLVADLFKAAGAHRIMSVDLHASQIQGFFDGPVDHLFAMPVLLDHFRKTIDRDDLTVVSPDMGRVRVADVWSDKLGAPLAIIHKRRDPLVPNQVSVHEIVGDVKDRWCVVVDDMIDTGGTIAKAAEALKAAGARGVTIACTHAIFSGQATEHLSKDFIDQVVVTDTLPVGPEKQFDKLTVLPIAPLLAKAIHEVFEDGSVTSMFEGAA, encoded by the coding sequence ATGAGCAATATCGAGATGGCGGGGCAGAAGAAGCTCGTCTTGATTACGGGCCGGGCCTATCCCGAACTTGCGGAGCAGGTGGCCGCGGAACTCGGCGCCGAGCTCGTGCCGACCGATTCGCGGACCTTCGCGAACGGGGAGCTCTACGCGCGCTTCGACGAGAGCGTGCGCGGGTCCGATGCGTTTGTGATCCAGTCGCACACGAACCCGATCAACGAGTGGCTCATGGAGCAGCTCATCATGGTCGACGCCCTGAAGCGCGCCTCGGCGAAGCGCATCACCGTGGTGGCGCCCTTCTACCCCTACTCGCGCCAGGACAAGAAGGGCCGCGGTCGCGAGCCGATCTCGGCGCGGCTCGTCGCGGACCTGTTCAAGGCGGCCGGTGCGCACCGCATCATGTCGGTGGACTTGCACGCGTCGCAGATCCAGGGCTTCTTCGACGGTCCGGTGGATCACCTCTTCGCCATGCCGGTGCTGCTCGACCACTTCCGCAAGACGATCGACCGCGACGACCTCACCGTCGTGTCGCCGGACATGGGCCGCGTGCGCGTCGCCGACGTCTGGAGCGACAAGCTCGGCGCGCCGCTCGCGATCATTCACAAGCGTCGCGATCCGCTCGTGCCGAACCAGGTCTCGGTGCACGAGATCGTCGGTGACGTGAAGGATCGCTGGTGCGTGGTCGTCGACGACATGATCGACACGGGCGGCACGATCGCGAAGGCGGCCGAGGCGCTGAAGGCTGCGGGGGCACGGGGTGTGACCATCGCGTGCACCCACGCGATCTTCTCCGGCCAGGCGACCGAGCACCTGTCGAAGGACTTCATCGACCAGGTGGTCGTCACCGACACGCTGCCGGTGGGTCCCGAGAAGCAGTTCGACAAGCTGACCGTGCTGCCGATCGCGCCGCTGCTGGCGAAGGCGATCCACGAGGTGTTCGAGGACGGTTCCGTGACCTCGATGTTCGAGGGCGCGGCGTAG
- a CDS encoding aldo/keto reductase produces MSADTLTQTAATTQASGTPGAAPHPGTLELAGRTVSRVGFGAARLTAGDGWGVPVDPEQSKRLLLDAVNAGFGYVDTADALGPGVSEQLIGDALGARDDVLVATKIGMLRPAANQWGILGHPDYLRQQIQLSLQRLRRERIELLYLHRIDPNFPLEDQIGVLQDARDRGDVGAIGVSEPSTEQLDAILALEPRLAAVQSLYNLAARQNDRLIARLGERGIPFIAYWPLIGRGLRPEHKSQLFAELERIGAPLELSAHQLSLAWIFTTQPHALAVVGSRSSAHLAENQRAADAKLDPAVVAEIDAAVTATIGDTPFDPRYPEHD; encoded by the coding sequence ATGAGCGCAGACACCCTCACGCAGACCGCCGCGACCACGCAGGCCTCCGGCACCCCAGGCGCCGCGCCGCACCCCGGCACGCTCGAACTCGCCGGCCGCACGGTCTCCCGCGTCGGCTTCGGCGCGGCTCGGCTCACCGCGGGTGACGGCTGGGGCGTGCCGGTGGATCCGGAGCAGTCGAAGCGCCTGCTCCTCGACGCCGTGAATGCCGGCTTCGGCTACGTGGACACCGCTGACGCCCTCGGCCCGGGTGTGAGCGAGCAGCTCATCGGCGATGCCCTCGGCGCCCGTGACGATGTGCTCGTAGCCACGAAGATCGGCATGCTCCGCCCGGCCGCGAACCAGTGGGGCATCCTCGGCCATCCCGACTACCTGCGCCAGCAGATCCAGCTCAGCCTCCAGCGGCTGCGGCGCGAGCGCATCGAGCTGCTCTACCTGCACCGGATCGACCCGAACTTCCCGCTCGAAGATCAGATCGGCGTGCTGCAGGACGCGCGGGATCGCGGCGATGTCGGTGCCATCGGCGTGAGTGAGCCGAGCACCGAGCAGCTCGACGCTATCCTCGCGCTGGAGCCTCGCCTCGCCGCGGTGCAGAGCCTCTACAACCTCGCTGCACGCCAGAACGACCGCCTCATCGCGCGTCTGGGTGAGCGGGGGATCCCGTTCATCGCGTACTGGCCGCTGATCGGCCGCGGCCTGCGCCCCGAGCACAAGTCCCAGCTCTTCGCCGAGCTCGAGCGCATCGGTGCGCCCCTCGAACTCTCCGCGCACCAGCTCAGCCTGGCCTGGATCTTCACCACGCAGCCTCACGCACTGGCGGTCGTCGGATCCCGGTCGAGCGCGCACCTGGCGGAGAATCAGCGCGCCGCCGACGCGAAGCTCGATCCCGCGGTGGTCGCCGAGATCGACGCTGCGGTCACAGCCACGATCGGCGACACACCGTTCGATCCCCGGTACCCCGAGCACGACTGA